The sequence below is a genomic window from Granulicatella elegans.
AGTTTTTGCTATTTTATACTTGATGCTTCAAGAAAAAGGTAAATCAAAATTTGCTTTAACAACGTATAGTTTGTTATTAGCAGGAGCATTAGGAAATTTTATTGACCGTGTTCGATTAGGATTTGTTGTCGATATGTTTCAATTTGAATTTATTGATTTCCCAATTTTTAATATTGCAGATATTTGTTTAACAGTTGGGGTAGCGGCATTATTCCTATATATTTTAATTGTCGAAAGAAAGAAGGAAAATAGTGGAAAATAAGATTATTGAATTAACATTATCATTGGGAAAAAGTGAAAGACTCGATAAAATTTTAACACAAGAATTATCTCATACGCGTTCAGTCATTCAACAATGGTTAAAATCAGGATTTGTATCTGTGAATGGAGAAGTAGTCAAAGCGAACTATAAAGCAAAAGATGGAGAACATGTTACCATTCAAATTGAAGAAGAGGAAGAATTAACGGTTCTTGCAGAAAATATTCCATTAGAAATTGTTTATGAGGATG
It includes:
- the lspA gene encoding signal peptidase II, which translates into the protein MIIYLVLSLLLIAADQFMKMWIVSNFALHTGQELLPGIVKLFYIQNTGAAWGILAGQQFVFYMITAFGVFAILYLMLQEKGKSKFALTTYSLLLAGALGNFIDRVRLGFVVDMFQFEFIDFPIFNIADICLTVGVAALFLYILIVERKKENSGK